The Neovison vison isolate M4711 chromosome 13, ASM_NN_V1, whole genome shotgun sequence genome includes a region encoding these proteins:
- the WDR89 gene encoding WD repeat-containing protein 89 isoform X1 codes for MVSKVGSEGGDHQGIPTSRNKSLLHLDATPDMEKIEKQFANLSIVKRSSETKEPTYLLGIDTSKAVQAEKENLVAVLCSNGSIRIYDKERLYVLREFSGYPGLLNGVRFASSSDSVYSSCSDGTVKCWDARLASAQPVQLFKGYPSNIFISFDINCNDHVICAGTEKVDDDALLVFWDARISSQDLSTTKDPLGAYSETHSDDVTQVCFHPNNPNMLVSGSTDGLVNVFDISVDNEEDALITTCNSISSVSCIGWSGKDYKQIYCMTHDEGFSWWDLNHLNTDEPITCLNIQDVREVVNLKEGILDYLIGGLYHEKMDKLFVVGGTNTGIIHLMSCTTSGLSHVTSLHGGHAATVRSFSWNMQDDSLLTGGEDAQLLLWKPGPIEKTFTKKDSMKIASSVSQRVRVHSNDSYKRRKKQ; via the coding sequence ATCTTTACTACATTTGGATGCTACTCCTGACATGGAGAAGATTGAGAAACAATTTGCTAATCTGAGCATTGTTAAACGTTCCTCGGAAACTAAAGAGCCTACTTATTTGCTTGGTATAGACACATCAAAAGCTGtacaagcagaaaaagaaaacttggttGCTGTTTTATGTTCTAATGGATCAATCAGAATATATGATAAAGAAAGGTTATATGTACTACGAGAATTTAGTGGATATCCTGGACTTCTGAATGGAGTCCGATTTGCAAGTTCTAGTGACAGTGTATATTCATCATGTAGCGATGGCACCGTTAAGTGTTGGGATGCTCGATTAGCCAGTGCACAACCTGTCCAGCTATTCAAGGGTTACCCTTccaatatttttattagttttgatATCAACTGCAATGATCATGTCATTTGTGCTGGTACAGAAAAAGTTGACGATGATGCCTTGTTGGTATTTTGGGACGCAAGAATTAGTTCTCAGGATTTGTCTACTACTAAAGACCCACTTGGAGCATATTCAGAGACTCATAGTGATGATGTCACTCAAGTGTGCTTCCATCCCAACAATCCCAACATGTTAGTCTCCGGTTCAACTGATGGCCTGGTAAATGTATTCGATATTAGTGTGGATAATGAAGAAGATGCACTGATTACAACCTGCAACTCCATTTCATCAGTAAGCTGTATTGGTTGGTCTGGAAAGGATTATAAACAGATTTACTGCATGACACACGATGAAGGGTTTTCTTGGTGGGATCTTAATCATCTGAATACTGATGAACCAATTACATGTTTGAACATCCAAGATGTCAGAGAAGTGGTTAATCTGAAAGAAGGTATTTTGGACTATTTAATTGGTGGCCTATATcatgaaaaaatggacaaattgtTTGTTGTTGGAGGAACAAACACAGGAATTATTCACTTAATGAGCTGCACTACATCAGGATTGAGCCATGTGACCAGCCTTCACGGAGGGCATGCTGCTACAGTCCGTTCTTTCTCTTGGAATATGCAGGATGATTCTTTGCTAACCGGAGGAGAAGACGCACAGTTGTTACTTTGGAAACCCGGACCAATAGAGAAGACATTTACAAAGAAAGACAGCATGAAAATAGCATCCTCTGTGTCCCAGCGAGTACGAGTTCACAGTAATGATTCTtacaagagaaggaagaagcagtgA
- the WDR89 gene encoding WD repeat-containing protein 89 isoform X2 produces the protein MEKIEKQFANLSIVKRSSETKEPTYLLGIDTSKAVQAEKENLVAVLCSNGSIRIYDKERLYVLREFSGYPGLLNGVRFASSSDSVYSSCSDGTVKCWDARLASAQPVQLFKGYPSNIFISFDINCNDHVICAGTEKVDDDALLVFWDARISSQDLSTTKDPLGAYSETHSDDVTQVCFHPNNPNMLVSGSTDGLVNVFDISVDNEEDALITTCNSISSVSCIGWSGKDYKQIYCMTHDEGFSWWDLNHLNTDEPITCLNIQDVREVVNLKEGILDYLIGGLYHEKMDKLFVVGGTNTGIIHLMSCTTSGLSHVTSLHGGHAATVRSFSWNMQDDSLLTGGEDAQLLLWKPGPIEKTFTKKDSMKIASSVSQRVRVHSNDSYKRRKKQ, from the coding sequence ATGGAGAAGATTGAGAAACAATTTGCTAATCTGAGCATTGTTAAACGTTCCTCGGAAACTAAAGAGCCTACTTATTTGCTTGGTATAGACACATCAAAAGCTGtacaagcagaaaaagaaaacttggttGCTGTTTTATGTTCTAATGGATCAATCAGAATATATGATAAAGAAAGGTTATATGTACTACGAGAATTTAGTGGATATCCTGGACTTCTGAATGGAGTCCGATTTGCAAGTTCTAGTGACAGTGTATATTCATCATGTAGCGATGGCACCGTTAAGTGTTGGGATGCTCGATTAGCCAGTGCACAACCTGTCCAGCTATTCAAGGGTTACCCTTccaatatttttattagttttgatATCAACTGCAATGATCATGTCATTTGTGCTGGTACAGAAAAAGTTGACGATGATGCCTTGTTGGTATTTTGGGACGCAAGAATTAGTTCTCAGGATTTGTCTACTACTAAAGACCCACTTGGAGCATATTCAGAGACTCATAGTGATGATGTCACTCAAGTGTGCTTCCATCCCAACAATCCCAACATGTTAGTCTCCGGTTCAACTGATGGCCTGGTAAATGTATTCGATATTAGTGTGGATAATGAAGAAGATGCACTGATTACAACCTGCAACTCCATTTCATCAGTAAGCTGTATTGGTTGGTCTGGAAAGGATTATAAACAGATTTACTGCATGACACACGATGAAGGGTTTTCTTGGTGGGATCTTAATCATCTGAATACTGATGAACCAATTACATGTTTGAACATCCAAGATGTCAGAGAAGTGGTTAATCTGAAAGAAGGTATTTTGGACTATTTAATTGGTGGCCTATATcatgaaaaaatggacaaattgtTTGTTGTTGGAGGAACAAACACAGGAATTATTCACTTAATGAGCTGCACTACATCAGGATTGAGCCATGTGACCAGCCTTCACGGAGGGCATGCTGCTACAGTCCGTTCTTTCTCTTGGAATATGCAGGATGATTCTTTGCTAACCGGAGGAGAAGACGCACAGTTGTTACTTTGGAAACCCGGACCAATAGAGAAGACATTTACAAAGAAAGACAGCATGAAAATAGCATCCTCTGTGTCCCAGCGAGTACGAGTTCACAGTAATGATTCTtacaagagaaggaagaagcagtgA